One Companilactobacillus heilongjiangensis genomic window, TGTGAAGCGTGACACGGCACTAGTATTTACTGTTGGCTTAGTCGTTTTCTTAATGTATTGTATGAAATTCGACCGACGGAAGCTATTTATCAGTATTTTAATTAATGTCATTATTTTTTATGGATTCTTAAATATAATTATTAGAACACACAATAGTGTTCTGCTACCGCTGACCGTTATAACGGCGTTATTAATATCGGCAGTGGCGTTATTAGTTATCTTAGGACCGAGCTATCAAGCGTTAATGGCGTACTCAAGTACAGTCATTGCAACGACTACAGCTCTAGTCTTGAGCGTCTTTGTATTGTATATGTCTGGTTATAGCGGTGTGCATGTAGAATTGAATGATTTCGAATTGCAACCGTACAAAGGCGTTTTCTTTGCGCAAGTTATCTTTAGCGTTTTAGGGGTTATTTTGGATGAGACGATGGATATTTCTTCATCATTGATTGAAATGAAAAAAGAATTAGCCAATGTTAAAGAAGCAACTTTGTTCAAATCAGGTATCAATATCGGGCGGGAATTGATTGGACCATTGATCAATATCCTCTTATTTATCGTGATTGCTGAGAACTTGAATGTGGTTTTATTGTACCTAAGCAATGGCAATTCAATCGGTTATACAGTCGAAATGACTTTGGGACTTGGACTGACACAACTTTTAATCAGTGCCATTGGAATTATTTTGACAGTTCCGGTGACGAGTTTTATTGCCAGTAAAGTAATTACAAAGAGGGTGAAATAATGCTGTATTTATTTTTGACCTTCGTTGTCTTACTACTGTTGGTCACAGGTACACGTGGATTCACATTATTGTTTGGTTTAGGAATAAATGTTTTCTCAATCATTGCGCTATTGATACTGATTGCGGACGGCTTCAATGCGTTGATTACAACATGTATCATTTCAATAATTATTTTGGTAGTGGCAATTTATATGAACGTTGATAATCCCAACACTGCCAGTACAGCGTTTAAAACTTCCTTGATGATCATGGTCGTGATTTTGTTGATCATGATTCCTTTGGAATATTGGGCCAGTGCTCAAGGGATGGCAGCGGAAAATCAAGATGAGCTCGAAGGATTCTCTTTGGCAGCCGGAATATCATATCCACAATTAGCAATCTCAATTATTGTCATCAATAGTTTGGGAGTGATTTCGGAAACAAGTGTCGCAATTACCAGCGGTTTGAATGAAATCGTCGAGAACAAACCAACATTGACACCGTCTGAAATTTTCGATGATGGCTTCTCAGTTGGAAATAAAATTTTGAATACACAGACAAATACGTTGCTGTTTAATTTCTTTGCTTCAACATTCCCATTATTTTTCGTTATTCATTCATTAGGATATAAATTTACTGAAGTGTTGAACGATAAGTTAGTCGTTGCGGAAATATTAACGACGTTGATTTGTACGATAGGAGTTATTTGGACAGTGCCGATAACGTCGTATTTGGTCTATATAAAGGCAAATAATAAAGTGAAAAAGAACTAAAAGTTAAACCTAAAAAGGTGTTCAATTACTTGATATTAAAGTAATTGAACACCTTTTTGAAATATATTTCACTTTTTGAAAAAGTTTTCTATTATCGAAATGCCTCCATTAATGTCTTAGAATCATTGAATTCGAGTAATTCTGATGTAATAATGCAGTTGTCAATTGATGAAAGCGCTTTTAGAAAAGTTGTCATTCAATATAATTTGGAGGGTATCTCATGGTTAACGCAAAAGATGATAGAAAGTTTTCTGTTTTGATTGCTGGTGGTGGTAGTACATATACACCTGGCATTGTTTTGACATTATTAAATGGTTTAGACAAATTTCCACTTAGAAAATTAAAGTTTTATGACAATGACGCAGAACGTCAAAAGAAAATTGCTGATGCAACTGCTATCCTTGTTAAAGAAAGAGCACCTGAAATTGAATTTGAAGCAACTACAGACCCTGAGGAGGCATTTACCGATGTAGATTTCGTTATGGCACAAATTCGTGTAGGTAAGTATGCAATGCGTAGCCTTGATGAAAAGATTCCATTAAAACATGGCGTAGTTGGTCAAGAAACAACAGGACCCGGAGGTATTGCATATGGACTTCGTTCAATTCCTGGTGTTGTTCAATTAGTTGATTACATGGAAAAGTATTCTCCAAATGCTTGGATGCTTAATTACTCAAATCCTGCAGCTATTGTTGCTGAAGCAACTCGTCGTTTAAGACCAAACTCAAAGATTATTAATATCTGTGATATGCCTATTGATATTATGGATAGAATGGCAGCTATCCTTGGAAAGAAAGATCGTAATGATTTGGTATTCAGATATTATGGTCTAAATCACTTCGGTTGGTGGACAGATGTTCGCGACAAGCAAGGTAATGACTTGATGCCTCAGTTGAAAGAATATGTTTCTAAGAATGGTTACTGGGTTGGCGGTGACTATGATAAGAATACTGAAGCAAGTTGGGAAAGCACATTTAAGAAAGCTGCAGATGTTTATAAACTAGATCCAACAACACTCCCTAACACATACTTGAAGTATTATATGTATCCATCATGGGTTGTAAAGCATTCAGATCCTAACTATACAAGAACAGACGAAGTTGAAGCACATCGTCAAAAGATGGTATTCGGTGAATGTGCACGTATCGTTGAAAATAACACAGCTAAGGATACTGAATTTAAACCAGATGAACATTCAACATATATTGTTGATTTATGTACAGCCATTGCATATAACACACATCAAAGAATGTTAGCTATTATCCCTAACGAA contains:
- a CDS encoding YibE/F family protein, translated to MKKKLRILLLVGVIVAFVTGLTYFDSFMYHDPIIRVTQVKQLDKSTSTDEYKNTDTQITQRVTGRLLNTNNKGKTISFKNTYYNSQLTDIKYTAGQQVILTKSGHTYIPKNVKRDTALVFTVGLVVFLMYCMKFDRRKLFISILINVIIFYGFLNIIIRTHNSVLLPLTVITALLISAVALLVILGPSYQALMAYSSTVIATTTALVLSVFVLYMSGYSGVHVELNDFELQPYKGVFFAQVIFSVLGVILDETMDISSSLIEMKKELANVKEATLFKSGINIGRELIGPLINILLFIVIAENLNVVLLYLSNGNSIGYTVEMTLGLGLTQLLISAIGIILTVPVTSFIASKVITKRVK
- a CDS encoding YibE/F family protein; its protein translation is MLYLFLTFVVLLLLVTGTRGFTLLFGLGINVFSIIALLILIADGFNALITTCIISIIILVVAIYMNVDNPNTASTAFKTSLMIMVVILLIMIPLEYWASAQGMAAENQDELEGFSLAAGISYPQLAISIIVINSLGVISETSVAITSGLNEIVENKPTLTPSEIFDDGFSVGNKILNTQTNTLLFNFFASTFPLFFVIHSLGYKFTEVLNDKLVVAEILTTLICTIGVIWTVPITSYLVYIKANNKVKKN
- a CDS encoding 6-phospho-alpha-glucosidase, with the protein product MVNAKDDRKFSVLIAGGGSTYTPGIVLTLLNGLDKFPLRKLKFYDNDAERQKKIADATAILVKERAPEIEFEATTDPEEAFTDVDFVMAQIRVGKYAMRSLDEKIPLKHGVVGQETTGPGGIAYGLRSIPGVVQLVDYMEKYSPNAWMLNYSNPAAIVAEATRRLRPNSKIINICDMPIDIMDRMAAILGKKDRNDLVFRYYGLNHFGWWTDVRDKQGNDLMPQLKEYVSKNGYWVGGDYDKNTEASWESTFKKAADVYKLDPTTLPNTYLKYYMYPSWVVKHSDPNYTRTDEVEAHRQKMVFGECARIVENNTAKDTEFKPDEHSTYIVDLCTAIAYNTHQRMLAIIPNEGAISNIDPTATVEVPCLFGANGPERLSMGKAATFQKGMITEQNSVEKLAVDAWEQHSYTKLWQAFSLCKIVPDAGVAKDILDEMIVANKEYWPELK